In a single window of the Streptomyces sp. HUAS ZL42 genome:
- a CDS encoding STAS domain-containing protein: MHIRGDHVELVVGGRLDVRSAADARTVLHTAVDDGAGDLVLDLSELDSWDATGLGVIMGVHRRAGRCGRRLVLRGVPPQMQRLLVATRLHRILAIEGGIGAESLPRV, translated from the coding sequence ATGCACATCAGGGGCGACCACGTCGAGCTGGTCGTCGGGGGCCGCCTCGACGTCCGCAGCGCGGCGGACGCCCGTACGGTCCTGCACACGGCCGTCGACGACGGCGCCGGCGACCTGGTGCTGGACCTGTCCGAACTGGATTCCTGGGACGCCACCGGACTCGGGGTGATCATGGGTGTCCACCGGCGGGCCGGCCGCTGCGGCCGGCGCCTGGTGCTGCGCGGCGTACCGCCGCAGATGCAGCGCCTGCTGGTGGCGACCCGGCTGCACCGGATCCTGGCGATCGAGGGCGGCATCGGGGCGGAGTCACTGCCGCGCGTGTGA
- a CDS encoding SMI1/KNR4 family protein, which produces MTGADDLEELRRLMPPMASSNASVDWGLMRESWGKEFPSDYRQFMEVYGYGGIQNFLSVLKPEPKGAESATSDMGNGTETAEATWSMVRKSPELAEASPELIAWGGDASADILCWDASDEDPGTWPVVVYNRNDALWRRYDCGMVEFLVRVLRGDFDECPLGDLSLWGRGSVTFLNRREEQRMWKEGLDPWTGKPDPFA; this is translated from the coding sequence GTGACTGGAGCGGACGACCTGGAGGAGTTGCGGAGGCTGATGCCGCCCATGGCCTCGAGCAACGCATCGGTCGACTGGGGTCTGATGCGCGAGTCGTGGGGAAAGGAGTTTCCCTCCGACTACCGGCAGTTCATGGAGGTTTACGGATATGGGGGGATTCAGAACTTCCTTTCGGTCCTGAAACCCGAGCCGAAGGGGGCGGAGTCGGCAACCTCCGACATGGGCAATGGAACCGAGACCGCCGAAGCCACTTGGTCGATGGTGCGGAAGTCGCCTGAACTGGCGGAGGCCAGCCCTGAGCTGATCGCTTGGGGTGGGGACGCGAGCGCCGACATCCTGTGCTGGGACGCCTCGGATGAGGACCCAGGCACGTGGCCCGTCGTGGTGTACAACAGGAATGACGCCCTGTGGCGCCGTTACGACTGCGGGATGGTGGAGTTCCTTGTGCGCGTGTTGCGGGGGGACTTCGACGAGTGTCCTCTCGGTGATCTCTCCCTCTGGGGACGGGGGTCAGTGACCTTCCTGAACCGGCGCGAGGAACAGCGCATGTGGAAAGAGGGCCTGGACCCGTGGACGGGCAAGCCAGACCCGTTCGCTTGA
- a CDS encoding RHS repeat-associated core domain-containing protein yields MVNAAGDKLSYEYDNVGNVITVIDPKKNATADTTDYTTKTAYDLSHRTTTVTDAAGKTTKQSYDKDSLVVSTTDAENNTTLITYDERGKQTEVKVPHDGTTSITYRTTKYEYDQVGNTTKVITPRGTATATADDFTARTEYDALNRPVKQFQPYDPSDARYNSPNVYTQTFYDEVGRVSKTSLPPSEGQTVRNDTTYGYFDNGWTRSSTDPWDIVTTFDYNELGQQTARTLTSAGGSLNRTMGWTYYPNGKLKSKTDDGVPVGSAVPLVDNSDTQNTSSTGTWTKGSLAGQQGYDHQVHAAGTGTDAFTWTLNIPKNGSYTAYVKFPQVAGAATTAKYTVTHATGTTDKTINQATGAGTWVALGTYTFTQGDTSKLQLFQNSGGAVVADGVKLVRDNSGDTDTEKHTFTYAYDVNGNLTSIGDTSPGAKIDAYTVAYTGLNQVQKITEALAGQEKKSTTYTYDANSRPETVTHPDQFSKYTYDLRELVKTVSIGKTATDTSPKVSSFTYTDRGQMLKETQANGNTVDFTYYLDGAQKTQTEKKPNGTLVSSHTYAYDANGNKAQDVAKKMSADNHAAYLDSTTDFTYDPADRLAKSVKTGNGAGTETYVHDDNANVINQTVKGTSTTFTYDRNRLLTSTTSGATSKFNYDPFGRQESVTSGGQIVSRSVYDGFDHVVESQQRDGAGAMKTTTYTFDPLDRTVSKTADGKTTNFNYLGLSGEVLNEEVAGQLTKSYQYSPWGERLSQIKHNSDGTTEDGYYGYNGHTDVETLTDGNGDTKATYGYTAYGSDDTSEFTGIDKPDAGNPTKEEYNSYRYNAKRWDAQSGTYDMGFRDYNPGLNRFTTRDMYNGALADMNLGADPFTGNRYAFTGGNPISNVEVDGHFFFLLAAVPLVEATVALVAAAVVTAGVVTVAQDVADRADDDTSDEPAPAPKPTPKPQPKPRGDDDSSSKCGWVEYGALDKKNGNRATNMTACLNKKTLKKGTATNTSVFTPPGYRWAQRTAAHLGAFPVEENINACHLLANQLGGSGTDPHNLATCARGANAKKVGSRQGDRNMAYYEDRVMDAVNAGLDVYYTVRPRYSGRRTVPTGFYMSAYGMDPETGALQRVVDPTFVSNDLMGRNLGSFVDHNTGQQVPVGATQ; encoded by the coding sequence GTGGTCAACGCGGCGGGTGACAAGCTCTCGTACGAGTACGACAACGTGGGCAACGTCATCACCGTCATCGACCCCAAGAAGAACGCGACCGCTGACACCACCGACTACACCACCAAGACCGCCTACGACCTCAGCCACAGGACGACGACGGTCACGGACGCGGCCGGGAAGACGACGAAGCAGTCCTACGACAAGGACTCGCTGGTGGTCTCGACGACGGACGCGGAGAACAACACCACGCTCATCACCTACGACGAGCGTGGCAAGCAGACCGAGGTCAAGGTCCCGCACGACGGCACCACCTCGATCACGTACCGCACGACGAAGTACGAGTACGACCAGGTCGGCAACACCACCAAGGTGATCACCCCGCGGGGCACCGCGACGGCCACCGCGGACGATTTCACCGCGCGTACCGAGTACGACGCGTTGAACCGCCCGGTCAAGCAGTTCCAGCCGTACGACCCGAGTGACGCCCGCTACAACAGCCCGAACGTCTACACCCAGACGTTCTACGACGAGGTCGGCAGGGTCTCCAAGACCTCGCTGCCACCGTCGGAGGGCCAGACGGTTCGTAACGACACCACCTACGGCTACTTCGACAACGGCTGGACCAGGTCGTCGACCGACCCGTGGGACATCGTCACCACCTTCGACTACAACGAACTGGGGCAGCAGACCGCTCGTACCCTGACGTCGGCGGGCGGCTCCCTCAACCGCACGATGGGCTGGACGTACTACCCGAACGGCAAGCTGAAGTCCAAGACGGACGACGGCGTGCCGGTGGGCAGCGCCGTTCCGCTCGTCGACAACTCGGATACTCAGAACACCAGTTCCACTGGCACCTGGACCAAGGGCAGCCTCGCCGGACAGCAGGGCTATGACCATCAGGTCCATGCTGCGGGAACAGGAACGGACGCGTTCACCTGGACGCTGAACATCCCCAAGAACGGTAGCTACACCGCCTACGTCAAGTTCCCACAGGTCGCCGGCGCCGCGACGACAGCCAAGTACACGGTCACGCACGCCACGGGGACCACGGACAAGACCATCAATCAGGCCACCGGGGCCGGCACCTGGGTCGCGCTGGGGACGTACACCTTCACGCAGGGCGATACATCGAAGCTGCAGCTGTTCCAGAACAGTGGCGGCGCGGTCGTGGCCGACGGCGTCAAGCTGGTGCGCGACAACTCCGGCGACACGGACACGGAGAAGCACACCTTCACCTACGCCTATGACGTCAACGGCAACCTGACGTCGATCGGCGACACCTCGCCCGGCGCGAAGATCGACGCCTACACCGTCGCCTACACCGGTCTGAACCAGGTCCAGAAGATCACCGAGGCGTTGGCAGGACAGGAGAAGAAGTCCACCACCTACACCTACGACGCCAACAGCCGGCCGGAGACGGTCACGCACCCCGACCAGTTCTCGAAGTACACGTACGACTTGCGTGAGCTGGTCAAGACGGTCTCGATCGGCAAGACCGCCACGGACACGTCTCCCAAGGTCTCGTCGTTCACGTACACCGATCGTGGCCAGATGCTGAAGGAGACGCAGGCCAACGGCAACACCGTCGACTTCACCTACTACCTTGACGGCGCGCAGAAGACCCAGACCGAGAAGAAGCCGAACGGCACCCTCGTCTCGTCGCATACCTACGCCTACGACGCCAACGGCAACAAGGCGCAGGACGTGGCCAAGAAGATGAGCGCCGACAACCACGCGGCGTACCTCGACTCCACCACGGACTTCACCTACGACCCGGCCGACCGGCTCGCCAAGTCGGTCAAGACCGGCAACGGCGCGGGTACGGAGACGTACGTCCACGACGACAACGCCAATGTCATCAACCAGACGGTCAAGGGCACGTCCACGACGTTCACCTACGACCGCAACCGGCTGCTGACCTCGACGACTTCGGGGGCCACGTCCAAGTTCAACTACGACCCGTTCGGGCGTCAGGAGTCCGTAACCAGCGGCGGGCAGATCGTCTCGCGGAGCGTGTACGACGGCTTCGACCATGTCGTGGAGTCCCAGCAGCGGGACGGCGCCGGCGCGATGAAGACCACCACGTATACCTTCGACCCGCTCGACAGGACCGTTTCCAAGACCGCCGACGGCAAGACAACCAACTTCAACTACCTCGGCCTTTCGGGAGAGGTCCTGAATGAGGAAGTCGCCGGTCAGCTGACCAAGTCGTACCAGTACAGCCCGTGGGGCGAGCGCCTGTCGCAGATCAAGCACAACAGTGACGGCACGACGGAGGACGGCTACTACGGCTACAACGGCCACACCGACGTCGAAACCCTGACCGACGGCAACGGCGATACCAAGGCCACCTACGGCTACACCGCCTACGGCAGCGACGACACGTCAGAGTTCACCGGCATCGACAAGCCCGACGCCGGCAACCCCACCAAGGAGGAGTACAACTCCTACCGCTACAACGCCAAGCGCTGGGACGCCCAGTCCGGCACGTACGACATGGGCTTCCGCGACTACAACCCGGGCCTGAACCGCTTCACCACCCGGGACATGTACAACGGCGCCCTGGCGGACATGAACCTCGGTGCCGACCCGTTCACCGGCAACCGCTACGCCTTCACCGGCGGCAACCCCATCAGCAACGTGGAGGTCGACGGGCACTTCTTCTTCCTGCTCGCCGCGGTACCGCTGGTCGAGGCGACCGTAGCCCTGGTGGCGGCTGCGGTTGTCACGGCGGGAGTGGTCACTGTCGCCCAGGATGTGGCGGACAGGGCCGACGACGACACGTCCGACGAACCGGCGCCGGCACCCAAGCCCACGCCCAAGCCCCAGCCCAAGCCGCGAGGCGACGACGACAGCAGCAGCAAGTGCGGTTGGGTCGAATACGGGGCCCTGGACAAAAAGAACGGCAACCGAGCCACGAACATGACGGCCTGCCTCAACAAGAAGACGCTGAAGAAGGGTACGGCCACCAACACCAGCGTTTTCACCCCTCCGGGATACCGGTGGGCACAGAGGACCGCCGCCCACCTTGGGGCGTTCCCGGTGGAAGAAAACATCAATGCGTGCCACCTCCTCGCAAATCAGTTGGGTGGATCCGGTACCGATCCGCACAATCTCGCAACCTGTGCTCGAGGGGCCAATGCAAAAAAGGTGGGTTCCCGGCAGGGTGACAGGAACATGGCCTACTACGAGGACAGGGTCATGGACGCCGTCAACGCAGGCCTGGACGTCTACTACACGGTAAGGCCGAGATACAGTGGCCGCAGGACGGTACCCACCGGGTTCTATATGAGCGCTTACGGCATGGACCCCGAGACGGGGGCCCTGCAACGCGTGGTCGACCCCACGTTCGTGTCGAACGACCTCATGGGACGAAACCTCGGTTCGTTCGTGGACCACAACACAGGTCAACAGGTGCCTGTCGGGGCAACGCAATGA
- a CDS encoding 3-hydroxyacyl-CoA dehydrogenase family protein encodes MARKLAVIGAGLMGSGIAQVSAQSGWDVVLRDVTDEALQRGTDGIKASYDKFVGKGKLEAHDADAALARITATTDLDAAADADIVVEAVFEKLEVKHEIFRTLDKIVRADTVLASNTSAIPITKIAAATERPERVVGVHFFSPVPMMQLCELVRGYKTSDETLATAREFAESVGKTCIVVNRDVAGFVTTRLISALVVEAAKLYESGVATAEDIDLACKLGFGHAMGPLATADLTGVDILLHATSNIYTETQDEKFAPPELMRRMVDAGDIGRKSGQGFYKH; translated from the coding sequence GTGGCACGGAAGCTTGCCGTCATCGGCGCCGGACTGATGGGTTCCGGCATCGCCCAGGTCTCCGCGCAGTCGGGCTGGGACGTCGTCCTGCGGGACGTCACCGACGAGGCGCTCCAGCGTGGCACCGACGGCATCAAGGCCTCGTACGACAAGTTCGTCGGCAAGGGCAAGCTCGAGGCGCACGACGCCGACGCGGCCCTCGCCCGTATCACCGCGACCACCGACCTGGACGCCGCCGCCGACGCGGACATCGTCGTCGAGGCCGTCTTCGAGAAGCTGGAAGTCAAGCACGAGATCTTCCGCACGCTCGACAAGATCGTGCGCGCCGACACCGTGCTCGCCTCCAACACCTCCGCGATCCCGATCACCAAGATCGCGGCGGCGACCGAGCGCCCGGAGCGGGTGGTAGGGGTGCACTTCTTCTCTCCGGTCCCGATGATGCAGCTCTGCGAGCTGGTGCGCGGCTACAAGACGAGCGACGAAACCCTCGCCACCGCGCGGGAGTTCGCCGAGTCCGTCGGCAAGACCTGCATCGTCGTCAACCGGGACGTGGCGGGGTTCGTGACGACCCGTCTCATCTCGGCGCTCGTCGTCGAGGCAGCGAAGCTCTACGAGTCGGGCGTCGCGACCGCCGAGGACATCGACCTCGCCTGCAAGCTGGGCTTCGGTCACGCCATGGGCCCGCTGGCCACGGCCGACCTGACCGGCGTCGACATCCTGCTGCACGCCACCAGCAACATCTACACCGAGACCCAGGACGAGAAGTTCGCTCCGCCCGAGCTGATGCGCCGGATGGTTGATGCCGGTGACATCGGGCGCAAGAGCGGGCAGGGCTTCTACAAGCACTGA